Proteins encoded by one window of Flexibacter flexilis DSM 6793:
- the hutU gene encoding urocanate hydratase, producing MKNTLHSIAPTPTGTQLNCKGWIQEAALRMLHNNLDPNVAERPEDLVVYGGTGKAARNHEAFELIVKALKDLNEDETLLVQSGKPVGILPTHPDAPRVIISNSMLVPHWANWKNFRELEAKGLTMYGQMTAGSWIYIGSQGIVQGTYETFAEVARQHFGGTLKGTLNVTAGLGGMGGAQPLAITMNEGVCLAAEVEEWRMDKRLETRYLDKKTHSIDEGIDWALQAKAEGRAISIGVLCNAVDLLERLIERNITPETLTDQTSAHDALIGYFPEGMSVAQAKTLRDENPDEYVNRSLDTMAHHVKLMLELQNRGSVVFDYGNNLRGQAHDQRGVKNAFDFPGFVPAYIRPLFCEGKGPFRWAALSGDPQDIYETDKLILELFPEDKALARWITMAQERIAFQGLPARICWLGQGDREKAGLAFNELVRSGKVKAPIVIGRDHLDTGSVASPNRETEAMKDGSDAIADWPILNALINTAGGASWVSLHHGGGVGIGYSIHAGMVIVADGTADADRRLRRVLHNDPAMGVIRHADAGYDIAQDTARKFRLDIKERLK from the coding sequence ATGAAAAATACACTTCACTCCATTGCGCCCACTCCCACAGGCACGCAACTCAACTGCAAAGGCTGGATACAAGAAGCAGCTTTGCGTATGCTTCACAACAACCTTGACCCCAACGTGGCCGAACGTCCCGAAGACCTTGTAGTATATGGCGGCACAGGAAAAGCAGCACGTAATCACGAAGCATTTGAGTTGATAGTGAAGGCGTTAAAGGATTTGAACGAAGACGAAACGCTACTCGTACAGTCGGGTAAACCTGTGGGTATTTTGCCCACGCACCCCGACGCGCCGCGCGTAATTATTTCTAACTCAATGCTCGTCCCGCATTGGGCAAACTGGAAAAATTTCCGCGAACTCGAAGCCAAAGGCCTGACCATGTACGGACAAATGACGGCGGGGTCGTGGATTTATATCGGCTCGCAAGGCATCGTGCAAGGCACTTACGAAACTTTCGCGGAAGTGGCACGCCAACATTTTGGCGGTACGCTCAAAGGCACGCTCAATGTAACCGCAGGACTTGGCGGCATGGGTGGCGCACAACCACTGGCCATTACCATGAACGAGGGCGTTTGTTTGGCCGCCGAAGTGGAAGAATGGCGTATGGACAAACGTCTTGAAACCAGATATTTAGATAAAAAAACACATTCCATCGACGAGGGCATCGACTGGGCTTTGCAGGCCAAAGCCGAAGGCCGCGCCATTTCGATTGGTGTGTTGTGTAATGCAGTGGATTTGCTCGAAAGACTTATCGAGAGAAATATTACGCCCGAAACGCTCACAGACCAAACTTCCGCACATGATGCCCTGATTGGTTATTTTCCTGAAGGAATGAGCGTGGCACAAGCCAAAACATTGCGCGACGAAAATCCCGACGAATATGTAAATCGTTCGTTGGACACGATGGCGCACCACGTAAAGTTGATGTTGGAGCTTCAAAATCGTGGTTCGGTGGTATTCGACTACGGCAACAACTTGCGCGGCCAAGCCCACGACCAACGCGGTGTAAAAAATGCGTTTGATTTCCCTGGGTTTGTGCCTGCTTATATTCGTCCGCTTTTCTGCGAAGGCAAAGGGCCTTTCCGTTGGGCGGCTCTGTCGGGCGACCCGCAAGATATTTACGAAACTGACAAACTGATTTTGGAACTTTTCCCCGAAGATAAAGCCTTAGCGCGTTGGATTACGATGGCGCAAGAACGCATTGCGTTTCAGGGTTTGCCAGCGCGTATTTGTTGGTTGGGGCAAGGCGACCGCGAAAAAGCAGGCTTGGCATTCAATGAGTTAGTGCGTAGCGGCAAAGTAAAAGCTCCAATCGTGATTGGTCGCGATCATCTGGACACGGGTTCGGTGGCTTCGCCGAATCGTGAGACAGAAGCCATGAAAGACGGCTCAGACGCGATAGCCGACTGGCCGATTCTGAATGCATTGATCAACACGGCTGGCGGTGCCAGTTGGGTTTCGTTGCATCATGGGGGAGGCGTAGGAATCGGCTACTCGATTCATGCGGGAATGGTGATTGTGGCAGACGGGACAGCAGATGCCGACCGTCGTTTGCGCCGCGTGCTACACAACGACCCCGCCATGGGTGTAATTCGCCATGCCGACGCTGGTTATGACATTGCCCAAGACACTGCCCGCAAATTTAGATTAGATATCAAAGAAAGATTAAAATAA
- the rplU gene encoding 50S ribosomal protein L21, with translation MYAIVEIAGQQFKVQKDQYLYVNKLTAEVGAALSFDKVLFAADGSDIKVGVPTVAGAKVSATVLAHVKGETLVVFKKKRRKGYRRRNGHRQPYTKIQIDGISL, from the coding sequence ATGTACGCAATCGTAGAAATAGCAGGTCAGCAATTTAAAGTACAAAAAGACCAATATTTGTATGTCAATAAATTGACTGCTGAAGTTGGCGCTGCCCTGAGTTTTGACAAAGTATTGTTTGCTGCTGATGGTTCAGACATCAAAGTTGGCGTTCCAACTGTAGCAGGAGCTAAAGTTTCAGCTACTGTGCTTGCACACGTAAAAGGTGAGACTTTGGTAGTATTCAAGAAAAAAAGAAGAAAAGGTTACCGTCGTAGAAACGGCCACCGTCAGCCTTATACCAAAATCCAAATTGATGGTATCAGCCTATAA
- the rpmA gene encoding 50S ribosomal protein L27: MAHKKGAGSSKNGRESESKRLGVKIFGGQIAVAGNIIVRQRGTQHHAGSNVGIGKDHTLFALVDGRVAFKKGAKDRSYVSVVPFEA, encoded by the coding sequence ATGGCTCACAAAAAAGGTGCGGGTAGTTCGAAAAACGGACGCGAATCAGAAAGCAAACGCTTAGGCGTAAAAATTTTCGGTGGTCAAATCGCTGTAGCTGGTAATATTATCGTAAGACAAAGAGGTACTCAACACCACGCTGGCAGCAACGTAGGTATTGGTAAAGACCACACTTTGTTTGCGTTGGTTGATGGCCGCGTAGCTTTCAAAAAAGGTGCTAAAGACCGTTCTTACGTTTCAGTAGTTCCATTTGAAGCTTAA
- a CDS encoding MarC family protein: MLDFKEIISVSLILFSVIDILGAIPVIISLRQKAGVIESEKATLAAGVIMILFLYLGDSILKLFGVDVQSFAIAGAIIIFLIGMEMVLDRNIFRADVEGSSASSSIVPLAFPIIAGAGTMTTIISLRAEYQIYNILIGIVLNLVLVYIVLKSSSWLERKLGTAGANLLRKVFGIVLLAISIKIFKTHLHF; encoded by the coding sequence ATGTTAGATTTCAAAGAGATAATATCGGTTTCTCTTATTCTTTTTTCGGTGATTGATATTTTAGGTGCGATTCCTGTAATCATTAGTTTGCGCCAAAAAGCGGGCGTAATCGAATCCGAAAAAGCCACTTTAGCCGCAGGCGTAATCATGATTTTGTTTTTGTACTTGGGCGATTCTATCCTCAAACTTTTTGGGGTGGACGTGCAGTCTTTCGCCATTGCGGGTGCGATTATCATTTTCCTGATTGGTATGGAAATGGTCTTAGACCGTAACATTTTCCGCGCCGATGTAGAGGGCTCTTCTGCCTCCAGTTCTATTGTGCCGCTGGCTTTCCCTATCATTGCGGGAGCGGGTACAATGACTACTATTATTTCTCTTCGCGCTGAATATCAAATATATAATATTTTGATAGGAATCGTTCTTAACCTTGTTTTGGTCTATATCGTACTCAAATCATCAAGTTGGTTGGAACGTAAATTGGGTACTGCTGGTGCGAATTTATTACGTAAAGTATTCGGTATAGTACTTTTGGCTATTTCTATCAAAATCTTCAAAACGCACTTGCATTTTTAA
- a CDS encoding DUF7935 family protein: MEVFADFVKIIFPAAAVLFAMYLTIKAFLAKDFEKKIVELRTQNTTVVLPVRLQAYERICLLLERVSPKNLILRVNNPAYNVVELQQILLANVREEFNHNLAQQIYISNEAWAMAQNAVEDIVGIINTAADQVQKDAPSIELAKAIFEIVIKRDEEPSVKAIRFLKEEIRQVF; encoded by the coding sequence ATGGAAGTTTTTGCAGATTTTGTTAAAATTATTTTCCCTGCGGCTGCGGTGCTTTTTGCCATGTATTTGACAATCAAAGCATTTTTGGCCAAAGATTTCGAGAAAAAAATTGTAGAGTTACGCACTCAAAATACAACTGTGGTACTTCCTGTACGCTTACAAGCTTATGAGCGTATTTGCTTACTCTTGGAGCGTGTTTCGCCTAAAAACTTGATTTTGCGTGTAAACAACCCCGCTTACAACGTCGTAGAATTGCAACAAATATTGTTGGCCAATGTCCGTGAGGAATTTAACCACAATTTGGCGCAACAAATCTACATCAGCAATGAGGCGTGGGCAATGGCGCAAAATGCCGTCGAAGACATCGTCGGAATCATTAATACGGCTGCCGACCAAGTTCAGAAAGATGCTCCAAGCATCGAACTGGCCAAAGCCATTTTTGAAATCGTGATTAAGCGCGACGAAGAACCTTCGGTCAAAGCGATTCGCTTTTTGAAAGAAGAAATTAGGCAAGTGTTCTAA
- a CDS encoding response regulator — protein MQTSTVFLVDDDPLYQYMIRRYVQEYALASNFVTFNNGLLAIEKLKELAAADSPMPDVILLDINMPVLDGWGFLTVYQTDEKLKDKKIPIYLVTSSVDERDVEKAKCYNMVLDYCVKPLSAQQLQTLLSKNIA, from the coding sequence ATGCAAACTTCAACGGTCTTTTTGGTAGATGACGACCCGCTCTATCAATACATGATACGACGTTATGTGCAGGAGTATGCGCTGGCCAGCAACTTTGTTACGTTTAATAACGGATTATTGGCCATTGAGAAATTAAAAGAATTAGCCGCAGCGGACAGCCCAATGCCTGACGTGATATTGTTGGATATTAATATGCCCGTGCTTGATGGTTGGGGATTTTTGACTGTTTACCAAACAGACGAAAAATTGAAAGACAAGAAAATTCCTATCTATTTGGTTACGTCTTCGGTGGACGAACGCGACGTAGAAAAAGCTAAATGTTATAACATGGTGCTTGACTATTGCGTAAAACCGCTTTCAGCCCAGCAATTGCAGACGCTATTATCTAAAAATATAGCTTGA